From Clarias gariepinus isolate MV-2021 ecotype Netherlands chromosome 1, CGAR_prim_01v2, whole genome shotgun sequence:
tggtcaaataatggatgaaaaaattatttaatgctggacacaaacagcaaaaaacatgatgaaaagcctgaaacattttgtgttcacaaaataatatatacacatttagcagacactcttatccagagcgacttgcattttttttatctcattatacatctgagcatttaaggggttaagggccttgctcaagggcccaacagtggcaacttggtggttgtgggatttgaacctgggatcttccgaaactacagctgggggcagagctttttcttacaaagccccaaaattatgcaGTAGTCTTCCAATACTGCATAATAGacttagacacagtctcagtgtttaagtccaggccaaaacctatttatttaatcaagcatttttataaatagatttgtcttgggtaaaggggcagatctgggggactcatggacgtagagtattatggtaaactggtatgtttagatgctgatTTCCCTACTCTcgttgatcactcaggtttgttgacggtgaggtgattggttgcttgaTAGAGCTATCATgtctgtttccttctggctctcccttttagttatgctgttaaagttagtcctgccggagtttctgcttgcactctacactaaagtTCTGCTTGcactcttctgttctctctccccctctctctctttcctctctccccctctctggATATGGTTTTACTCTACCataaagatggttctggcctcgactggtgttgtcagctgtttctttgaggacttgacttgactgCAGTTGCTTGATAGTTTAAGACAGAAaattcctacaagtctacctgagtctcaaTGTAGACGTATAACTAcgtggactccatattaacattaattaacattaactgttatagctgaactggctggcACCTAACACAgtgtaaatgcagatcaattcctgctttctgtttcacccaaatgaggatgggttccctgttgagtctgggtcCTTTGCAAGGTTTCTTCCCATttccatttcagggagtttttccttgccctcggcttgctcaccagggtcaatctgctcattttaatttttgcacactcacattccatacagacttaaataattcttttaattgagtaaagctgctttgcgacaatgacacttgttaaaagcgctatacaaataaaatttaattaaattgatttgACTTcgtgttaatttaaagaacttctgttatattgaactttcagctgcataacacacattacataatttctatccgttaccacccaaataaggatgggttccctgttaaatCTGGTTCCTCACAAGGCTTCTTCATAttgacatctcagggagtttttccttgcaactgtcgccttcacccttggactgctcatcagggacaatcttattatCTAGActtattttctcacacatacacacttccatacatgttcttttcatttttgtgaagcttctTTAAtataatgacaattgttaaaagcactatataaataaaattgtaattgaaatgctgtgggaGACAATGGGAGAAGTTAATCTTTTCCTCAGAACAATACTGAAATTATGACAGAGAATGGAGAAGaagtgtcatgcacactcaatccgcgaccagcactaggacccggaagtaatggggttgcgaaccaggaagtataagaggagtaaacaaaccacagcacaacgctcagtcattgagttcgccgaTGTAGCCTCGGATGTGTTCaccaattcgtgagtactcactttgtGGTTTTGCTTtcatattgagtgtgtgtttataggacgcaggttagattgtgtctttcccttactccccaattgtgagagtccttagactaaacagcgtgattatcctgcctattcatgtcactccgcgtttgggtttaccattcacttTACActgggctaaccgctaaagctatgTCTTCTGATCTCCTCGGGTTAGTCCCTGACAAGAAGttcattataatcattattcGGAATATATAAAACTCATATTTGATTTTTCCTTGTTTTGGCTAGCTTTGGCCAGTCTATATATAACAATGTCTTTCAATGTTTTATGTTACATAGTTTATGGAAGCATGTAGATAACATTGCTAATCATACTAACAATACCGACTTATGTAGCTTAGCACGATCATGTTCGCttccggtggctaagctaatgccctCTGTAGATTAGAGTCAGTATCAGCGGTGGTGTAAACATGCTATTGTATTTCACCTCGTTTTGGAGAGCTTTAGCTTATGGTTGCTACTTGGTTCAGTTTTTGGTGAGCTTATGACACTGCTATCTATAATGttatttaacacaaacactTTAGCTGCTCACATAGTAGTGTAgtccagtttgtgctgaatacaGTGCAATCAGATTTTAgctatttatatgtttataaataactgaaaaatacaaatGTCAGGATATGTCAGAACTTCTTTAGAACCTCAAAACACCTGTAGACTTATTAAGACATGTCCACACGAAGTCGGGTACATTTAAAAATGGAGATTTTTCTTTGCGGTTTTCACCTTTCGTCCACATACAAACGCAGTTTTGGTCGTTGAAAACTGAGCTTTTAGAAAACTCCTTCCAAAGTGAAGATTTTCCAAAACTCTATTTTAAGAGGTGTTGTGTGGACATAATAATAGGGAAATAgggaaattatttttcttttcacaaagggccaggtaggtttagACTGCTCTTTTTcctgaataaatgaaataattatttgaaaactgcattttgcatttacttgggttatcttcgtgtaatattaaaatgtgtatgatgatctgaatcatttaagtatgacaaatatgcaataaaaagaTCAGGAAGGGGAAAATTGGTatatgcgaagaagacatttcactgtgctataaagtacatgtgacaaataattgaatattcttcttcttctagtGGTAAGAGCACTCTGGTCCGGGGCCAGGTAACAACCATGAGCAAGTTGTTCACATACATAATAGGTATAGTGTGTTTTAGTTCATTTGCATGTTGTTATAAAACTTTATGGAAGGCAGCACAGGAAACAAGGAAGTAATGTATAAATGTAGAGCTCGAGTTCCAGAGAAAACAAGACACAGAGGTCTCCAGATACAGACAGAGACAACAGAGAATCTTCACCCTCACTAAGAGGTAAGGAAGgaaaaacttttataaattaaaaacaatacataaaaattcTCCCTCGCTCGATTCTGACATGATCTAAAACAGAAAACGTTTACtctgatttaatgttttttttaagtgtatgtaaatatctggtttcaaCTGTACCTTGGTTTGTATAACTCAAtgctttatgtttatttttaaacccaTTATAGTCATAGTTAAAAACAGCCTGTTATGGAACAttggtacattttattgactgCAGCAAACTCGTTTGCATAACCTTTACACATGACTATTTTTTTGCAACCACATAATTGAGATCAGACAGGTAacttgcaaattttttaaatatatttttatacaaaagtcAGAACTCAAATATGTTTTCATGGTGGCTCTTATTCTCCTATGTAAGGgtggaataaaatattttaatatatataataataattaaaaaaaacacagcaaattaAAGAACATCGCTATCACCAGTCTGTCCATAAGCACTATTTGTTTTTCATCTAGCAGtttaaaaaagtcaaacatTAAGAATTTAATATGAACTAAAGAAATCCAACATTATTCTTCTTACTGATCGTTTGTTCTGTCAGACTTTTAGAAGAGAATCATGAAGCCATTAAACGCctgtttttaaacagtttgtgtGAAATCATGAcattatttaaaagcatttgGTAAATCTAGTGTCTGCTGTCAAACTTTAGCATTAACTAAACTAACAATAAttacatctaaaacacacacagactgtgcATAAAGTTAACTCTTGTTATAGACATTGTAGTAATATTTATTGTctggatttaattttttttttctcagttatGGGTTCAGCATTGCActtcatcctgcttctctcaggTCAGTTTCTTAGAATTCATAAAGATCTTCTATTTCATTATCACACTATTCAGCTCAAGACCAATGTCTATCCCAGTAGGACTGTGGACTCTCACTGTGGGGGAATATCGTCAGTTTTATGTGGTGAACACAAAGCTGAACTGGACCGATGCTCAGGCGTACTGCAGAGCGAATTACACTGATCTGGCAACCATCGAGAGTGATGAAGAGATGAATACTGTAAAAGCCATGATTAAAGGGAGTAGTGATAATTTCTGGATAGGAATGAGGCAGACTCATAGCAATGTAAGTATTTTAATTATCAGACTGCAGATATTGTAGCACTGAGGATATTTCTCTTCTGTGTCCTTTTAAATAACTTcacaataattattaatttaaatacactGAATTACATAAAAGCAATAGCAGGTGCATATCTGTAAGACAATACACttagctgatcagcttattaaacatgttttacggTTACAAATAGCTGTTTCTGTTTTGGTTTTCTGCCTTATTAAACAACTCTACCTTACATATAGCCATGTTATACCTTACAGctatcacacaaacacacacacacacacacacacagacacacacacacaggtattaatcattaatttatttattaattaatacattttttagtgCTCCAGAAACAATAGGTCCTGGGTCTGGTCAGATCAGTCTTGTGTCTCATACTTCAACTGGGATCATGGAGAGCCAAACAACGCTGGGACTGATAACTGTGTACAAATCCAGAAAGACAGTAATAAATGGAATGATGCAGGCTGCAACTGGACTGACAAATTTGTCTGCTATAAAAGTGAGTAATGTAACAGAACATTAGTAATAGATTTACTTCACAGGATTAATTATTTCTCTTTAACAGCTTGTTGTTGGAGCTGGTGGAACAGAGATATAAATTAGCCATCAGTTTTtatacatctttttaaaatacatttttatactcTGTTATTATGACTAAttgtttaaatcttttattattttttttttaaatctcatactttttatttattcacaaactaatgtatatcatttatttagtcatttattataattgttaatTTTGCAGAGCGAACTCCACTGATCGTGATTGAACAGGAGAAGACGTGGCGAGACGCCCTGAGGTTCTGCAGACAGAATCATGGCGACCTGGTTTCTGTTCAGTCACAGGAAATGCAGAACAGGGTGGAATTAGTCACTCAAAATGTCTCCACTAATGCATCACTCATATGGGTTGGTCTGCGTCACACCTGCGCTCTGGGCTTCTGGTACTGGGTGACAGGAGAGACCATCTGCTACCAAAACTGGGCTCCAGGTAACGGGACCGGAGTGGAAGACTGTGGTGATGTGGAGAGAACCGGAGCGATGCTGTCTGACAGTAAGGAGTGGATTAGCCTGCCAGAGACTCAAACACTCCCCTTCATCTGTGTCACCACCTAGTGGAGGTCAGAGATCTGTACATTTgtctattatttaaattatttgtggAGAATGAAACTGGTTCATGTTCTGTTTACAGACTATTAGAAGTGGACACATGAAGTTCAGCTGGATCCTCACAGTTCAGGACCAGACGTTTCTTAAATTGAGTCTTTCCTTTTGATCACATGGACTATATTGTATTATCAGTAATGCCTTGGTTAGCTGTTTcgtgttttattaatattttttatttgctttgttgGGAATTAATTTGTTACATGTAGCAATGCAACTGGCTCACCTACACAAATACAGCCTGGTAGATGATACAATAATTtccaaaaaaagtttatttttttctaacaagaattttttttttattcattatatttGATGCAGTTTTACAGCAGCAGCACTGGCAGCTTAATAAcgaattattttataatcagaCAATGTGTTTGAGCTTTACCAATAGAAagaaaatacagttttttttttttgcaataatatTAGCAGCACAAGaaattttgaaatattacagctgttttttttggtttttttattttttttatttgactacTTCAGTAAAACATTAGTTAGTCTGTGGGTTAGTTACAGACAACCTGCCACAAATAGATTGTAAAGCTCATCAGCACTGTTGGTTTGTTAACTGCTAATCTCTttctaaaatgaatgaataaataaatatgtatactggaataattgtgtgtatacatttctttttacattttagaattaTATTTAACACTCAAAGTCCATGTAGATTTTGTAATCGGTTATGCTGGCAAAAGCCTGAGCTAG
This genomic window contains:
- the LOC128520091 gene encoding low affinity immunoglobulin epsilon Fc receptor-like, which translates into the protein MRQTHSNCSRNNRSWVWSDQSCVSYFNWDHGEPNNAGTDNCVQIQKDSNKWNDAGCNWTDKFVCYKKRTPLIVIEQEKTWRDALRFCRQNHGDLVSVQSQEMQNRVELVTQNVSTNASLIWVGLRHTCALGFWYWVTGETICYQNWAPGNGTGVEDCGDVERTGAMLSDSKEWISLPETQTLPFICVTT